Proteins from a genomic interval of uncultured Desulfuromusa sp.:
- a CDS encoding L-serine ammonia-lyase, iron-sulfur-dependent, subunit alpha: MESLRQLYRIGTGPSSSHTMAPRQAALIFLERYPAAPHYRVTLFGSLAATGRGHLTDKALLDVFQTCGSKVELLWVPEEKLPLHPNGMRFESLDDSGSKLHSWEVYSVGGGALQDNDQLVSPPIIYPLTNMADILNFLDRSGESLWEYVLTYEDDSFPDFLAGVWDVMSTAIGRGLEQVGILPGGLGLGRKAHTFYRKSSLYGAHMQNNARVWAYALAVSEENASGGIIATAPTCGASGVLPAVLRYLQETLSCSRDDILRALATAGLVGNLVKKNASISGAEVGCQGEIGTACAMAAAAATQLHGGTIKQIEYAAEMGLEHHLGLTCDPVNGLVQIPCIERNAHAATRALSCCHFALLSGGEHKISFDEITLVMNETGQALPSLYRETSVGGIAQAYRQRQPD, from the coding sequence ATGGAATCGCTACGCCAGCTTTACCGCATTGGTACCGGCCCCTCCAGTAGTCACACGATGGCCCCACGACAAGCCGCTCTTATTTTTCTGGAGAGATATCCTGCTGCGCCACATTATCGGGTCACCCTGTTTGGGAGCCTTGCTGCAACCGGGCGTGGCCACTTGACTGATAAGGCGTTATTAGATGTTTTTCAAACGTGTGGATCCAAAGTAGAGCTGCTCTGGGTTCCTGAAGAAAAACTTCCGCTTCATCCCAACGGTATGCGTTTTGAGTCCCTTGATGATTCTGGTTCAAAATTGCATAGTTGGGAGGTTTACAGTGTCGGTGGTGGAGCCCTTCAGGATAATGACCAACTCGTCTCCCCGCCGATCATTTACCCATTAACAAACATGGCTGATATCCTTAATTTTTTGGACCGTAGTGGAGAATCTCTCTGGGAATATGTTTTGACCTATGAGGATGATAGTTTTCCGGATTTTCTTGCCGGGGTCTGGGATGTTATGTCCACAGCAATAGGGCGGGGATTAGAGCAGGTCGGGATTCTTCCAGGTGGGCTGGGTTTGGGCCGCAAAGCTCATACTTTTTATCGCAAATCCAGCTTGTATGGCGCTCATATGCAAAATAATGCCAGGGTTTGGGCTTATGCCCTTGCCGTGTCGGAAGAGAATGCCAGTGGTGGCATTATTGCGACTGCTCCCACATGTGGGGCCAGTGGCGTTCTTCCCGCTGTTTTGAGATATCTCCAGGAAACTTTGTCATGCAGTCGTGATGATATCCTGAGAGCTTTAGCGACCGCGGGGCTGGTCGGCAATCTGGTAAAGAAGAATGCTTCCATTTCCGGGGCTGAGGTCGGCTGCCAGGGCGAGATCGGCACTGCCTGTGCAATGGCGGCCGCAGCGGCAACACAACTCCATGGCGGGACCATCAAGCAGATTGAATATGCCGCTGAAATGGGGCTGGAACATCATCTTGGCCTGACCTGTGATCCCGTCAATGGCTTGGTGCAGATTCCTTGTATTGAGCGCAACGCACACGCCGCAACGCGAGCTTTAAGTTGCTGCCACTTTGCTTTGCTTTCGGGTGGAGAACACAAAATCAGTTTTGATGAAATTACATTGGTCATGAACGAAACCGGCCAGGCTCTGCCGTCATTATACCGTGAAACCTCTGTTGGTGGGATTGCCCAAGCCTATCGGCAACGTCAGCCGGATTAA
- a CDS encoding TRAP transporter large permease subunit, which produces MPEYMSLVLFATVFALLLLGFPVAFTLGGVSLIFGYFTFGMSLFQLLPLRIWGTMTNYVLIAVPLFVYMGLMLEKSGLAEELLETMAMLFGKLRGGLAVSVIVVGAVLAASTGIVGATVVTMGLLSLPTMIKRGYSPELTTGTICAAGTLGQIIPPSIVLVLLGSVLNVSIGDMFIGAVVPGIILVSLYILWIIIVAFIRPEAAPAMPASELADFRNSGMYKKIFRAFFLPFFLIVAVLGSIFAGIASPTEAAAVGAMGATFLTIWQKKLNMTTLREVMLGTTTLTSMVFILIVGASAFGLVFRGMGGDRYITNLILGAGMEPGHFLLIVMLVIFVAGFFIDFIEITFIIVPVVAPIFQQMGIDLLWIGILIAMNLQTSFLTPPFGFSLFYLKGVAPPEITTSQIYKGIIPFIVIQMICLLIVVIWPETVTWLPKYMAK; this is translated from the coding sequence ATGCCTGAATATATGTCTCTGGTTCTATTTGCCACAGTCTTTGCCCTCCTGCTGCTCGGCTTCCCGGTCGCATTTACTTTAGGTGGTGTTTCTCTGATTTTCGGGTATTTTACTTTTGGGATGAGCCTATTCCAGCTCCTCCCCCTGCGGATCTGGGGAACGATGACCAACTATGTGCTCATCGCCGTGCCGCTGTTTGTCTATATGGGGCTCATGCTTGAAAAATCAGGACTCGCCGAAGAATTATTGGAAACCATGGCCATGCTGTTCGGGAAACTCCGTGGCGGGCTGGCTGTTTCGGTCATTGTTGTTGGTGCTGTCCTCGCGGCCTCTACGGGAATTGTTGGCGCAACGGTCGTCACCATGGGACTGTTATCTTTACCAACGATGATCAAGCGTGGTTATTCTCCTGAGTTGACAACGGGAACAATCTGCGCAGCAGGAACACTGGGACAAATCATTCCCCCAAGCATTGTTCTCGTTCTTCTTGGCAGCGTCCTGAATGTCTCTATTGGTGACATGTTTATTGGTGCTGTCGTCCCGGGAATAATATTGGTTAGCTTATATATTCTCTGGATTATTATAGTCGCATTTATCCGCCCGGAAGCAGCACCAGCTATGCCTGCAAGCGAGCTTGCAGATTTCAGAAATTCAGGCATGTACAAAAAAATCTTCAGGGCATTTTTTCTACCCTTCTTCCTGATTGTCGCAGTTCTTGGTTCAATATTTGCCGGGATCGCTTCACCCACCGAAGCTGCGGCAGTTGGTGCAATGGGCGCCACCTTCCTGACCATCTGGCAAAAAAAATTAAACATGACGACCCTGCGCGAAGTTATGCTCGGCACAACAACTCTGACATCCATGGTTTTTATCCTGATTGTCGGGGCAAGCGCTTTTGGTCTGGTTTTCCGGGGGATGGGGGGAGATCGCTACATCACCAATCTCATCCTGGGTGCGGGAATGGAACCGGGACATTTTCTTCTTATTGTCATGCTGGTTATATTTGTCGCCGGTTTTTTCATCGACTTTATTGAAATCACCTTTATTATTGTTCCGGTTGTTGCACCGATTTTTCAACAGATGGGAATCGATCTTCTCTGGATCGGTATTCTGATTGCCATGAACCTGCAGACATCATTTCTGACTCCTCCCTTCGGGTTTTCATTGTTTTATTTAAAAGGGGTTGCGCCACCGGAAATTACGACTAGCCAGATCTATAAGGGGATCATCCCTTTTATTGTCATCCAGATGATCTGTCTTTTAATTGTTGTTATCTGGCCTGAAACCGTGACCTGGCTACCGAAATATATGGCCAAATAG
- a CDS encoding TRAP transporter small permease subunit, with the protein MKLIQLFVRTIDGLNTKIGHVISWLSTILVLTVCYDVFTRYFLRKSSVGVQEMEWHIFAVLFLLAAAYTLKVDNHVRVDVIYTQLSPRGKAWINMLGGIIFLIPFSILVIWASKGFISMSWAIQETSPDPGGLPYRYLLKAMIPVGFSLLLLQGIAQILRSFCTVIGRPMEDSNSKEIKEQHHA; encoded by the coding sequence ATGAAACTTATCCAGCTATTCGTCCGTACGATTGATGGACTGAATACCAAGATCGGGCATGTTATTTCCTGGCTCAGTACGATCCTGGTTCTGACCGTCTGCTACGATGTTTTTACCCGTTATTTTCTCCGCAAAAGCAGTGTTGGTGTTCAGGAAATGGAGTGGCATATCTTTGCAGTTCTCTTTCTGCTCGCAGCCGCCTATACCCTGAAGGTCGACAATCACGTTCGTGTTGATGTTATCTACACCCAGTTATCTCCACGGGGAAAAGCCTGGATCAACATGCTCGGTGGAATTATTTTTCTGATCCCTTTTTCAATATTGGTGATCTGGGCTTCAAAGGGATTTATCAGCATGAGTTGGGCCATTCAGGAAACCAGCCCCGACCCCGGAGGCCTTCCTTATCGTTACCTCCTTAAAGCAATGATTCCTGTCGGATTCAGTTTACTTCTACTTCAAGGAATTGCCCAGATTTTACGCTCATTCTGTACCGTCATCGGTCGCCCCATGGAAGACAGCAACAGCAAAGAAATAAAGGAACAGCACCATGCCTGA